A section of the Streptococcus oriscaviae genome encodes:
- a CDS encoding FAD-containing oxidoreductase has protein sequence MKQYDVLVIGFGKAGKTLAGKLAATGKSVALVEENPAMFGGTCINIGCIPTKSLLVAAEKNWSFEQAMAQKDTVVTRLRNKNEAVLAGAGAVLYQGHARFVEDKVIAVSAGLEEILLTAETIVINTGAKSRVLPIPGLAQTKGVYDSTGIQTLTERPNRLAVIGAGPIGLEFASFYNKMGSQVTIFEAGSAILPSEEETVAQLAQSYMEETGISFVLDATIEAVRQHDQAVALELAGQEQIFDAVLYATGRVPNTDQLGLEKTAIEVLDNGAIKVDDYCQTTVAGVYAVGDVNGGPQFTYTSLDDFRIVFGHLTGNGTYSLKKRKSIPRTIFIEPALSRVGLTEKEAQAGGYDYIANELPVANMPRAHVNNDLKGLFKVIVDKESKEILGATLFGHNSEELINLIKMAIDNHIPYTYFATQIFTHPTMAENLNDVFNF, from the coding sequence TGTATTAGTTATTGGATTTGGGAAGGCAGGAAAAACTCTTGCAGGGAAACTAGCAGCTACTGGAAAATCCGTCGCACTGGTGGAGGAAAATCCTGCTATGTTTGGCGGAACATGTATCAATATCGGCTGTATTCCAACCAAAAGTCTTTTGGTCGCGGCAGAGAAGAACTGGTCTTTTGAACAAGCTATGGCACAAAAAGATACTGTGGTAACTCGCTTGCGCAATAAAAATGAAGCCGTCTTGGCTGGTGCAGGTGCCGTTTTATATCAAGGGCACGCCCGCTTTGTGGAGGATAAAGTTATAGCAGTTTCTGCAGGTTTGGAAGAAATTTTGCTGACAGCTGAAACCATTGTCATCAACACAGGTGCCAAGTCGCGTGTTCTGCCAATTCCTGGTTTAGCCCAGACCAAGGGTGTTTATGATAGTACAGGTATCCAGACTTTGACAGAAAGACCGAATCGTCTGGCTGTGATTGGTGCTGGCCCGATTGGACTGGAGTTTGCAAGTTTTTACAACAAGATGGGGAGCCAAGTAACAATCTTTGAGGCCGGCTCTGCCATTTTGCCAAGCGAGGAAGAAACTGTTGCGCAACTGGCTCAATCCTATATGGAAGAAACAGGCATTTCCTTTGTGCTAGATGCTACTATTGAGGCTGTTCGCCAACATGACCAAGCAGTAGCCCTCGAGCTTGCTGGACAAGAGCAGATTTTTGATGCGGTTTTATATGCTACTGGCCGAGTTCCCAACACAGATCAGCTTGGTCTGGAAAAAACGGCTATTGAGGTGCTAGATAATGGTGCAATCAAGGTAGATGACTATTGTCAAACAACTGTGGCTGGTGTGTATGCGGTGGGAGATGTCAATGGCGGTCCACAGTTTACTTACACCTCCTTGGATGATTTTCGGATTGTATTTGGTCACTTGACAGGAAATGGTACTTACAGTCTGAAGAAACGTAAGTCTATACCAAGAACCATCTTTATAGAGCCGGCTCTTTCTCGTGTGGGTCTAACGGAAAAAGAAGCACAAGCAGGAGGTTATGACTACATTGCGAATGAGCTTCCAGTGGCCAATATGCCTCGTGCCCACGTCAACAATGATTTGAAAGGTCTGTTTAAGGTCATTGTAGACAAGGAAAGCAAGGAAATTCTCGGAGCCACCTTGTTTGGTCACAATTCAGAAGAGTTGATTAACTTGATTAAGATGGCTATAGATAACCACATTCCTTATACATATTTTGCAACACAGATTTTCACACATCCAACTATGGCAGAAAATTTAAACGATGTTTTCAACTTTTAA